The nucleotide window catcatcgccatcttcTCCGTGCCCGCCCGGCCGCTCCTCAAGCGCGTCCTCCCGGCccgcgccttcgccgccgtcgagctcaCCATCTTCGGCTGGGAGTTCCGCGACAAGGCCGCCGTGCACGCCCGCGTCGGCCcggccttcgtcgtcgtcacgaCGGGGCTGAACCAGCTCATGTGCGCCGACCCGGCCATGGCccacgccatcctcgcccgccgccgcgagttCGTGCAGCcggccatctccatcaaGGTTATGAGTTTTTTGGGCATGAACATCCTGACGGTGAGTTTTGCCTTTTTGAGacgtgttgttgttgttgttgttgttgttcttgtcgttgctgttgctgcccTCCTCGTTGCTGTCCTCCGTGCCGTCCTTCTTGTTGCTGTTCTCCTCGTTGCTGTATCGTGactgctcttcttcttcctcccatCTTCGATCCAAGCTCACGACAACCCTCAGTCCAACGGCGAGTCCTGGTCCCGCCAACGCCGCATCGTCGCCCCGGCCCTCAACGAGCGCATCAGCCCGGACGTCTGGAGGGAGACGGCAGAACAAGCGaccttcctcgtcgacctcttGCTGTCCccaccgtcctcgccctcctcctgtTCCTCCTCCGAACCGTCACCCCCGCACACGCCCGGCACCTCCGACACCATCCCCGGCCTCCGCTCCGTCGCCATCAACGTCCTCACCCGCATCGCCTACGGCCACCGCAAGCCCTtcgccctcccctccctcccgcgCGACCCGCGCGCGCCCATGTCCtacgtcgacgccatctcCCTCGTCAcccagctcctcgtccccTCCGCCTTCGTCCCCGCCTGGCTCCTCCGCCTGCCCGTCATGCCGCGCCTGCTgcgcaccctcggcgccgccctcgcgagGATGCCCGCGCTGACGGCGGACATGCTCGACCAGGAGCGCCGGCGGGCCgcggagcagcagcagcagcaacagcaggaTACGACGGCCACGGGGGGAAACCACGCGCCGGACACCATCATGAGCATGCTCGTCCGCCTCTCGGaccaggagaagaagagccaggccgccgccgcctccgcctcgggGGACAAAAAGACCGCAGCGGCCACCGCGAACAAGACGTACCTcaccgaggacgagatcgccggcaacctcttcatcttcacggccgccggcttcgacaCGACGGCCAACACGCTCGCCTACGCCGtcaccctcctcgccgcccacccGGAATGGCAGGCCTGGATCCgcgccgagatcgacgccgtcctggGTCCGCCGGGGacccaagacgacgacgacgatgacggaaAACATGAGGAGTTGCCGGACTACGCTACGGCATTCCCGAAACTGACGCGGTGTCTCGCCGTCATGGTAAGTCTACTCGATTCCCCTCGATCCCAACCACACCCTCTCCAAGCAAAGAGATACTAAAGACACCACGCCCGAAATAACAGTATGAGACCCTACGTCTCTTTCCGCCCCTGACCCATCTCATGCGCTCCAACGAGACAACCCAAACAATGTTCTACCATTCCACCACCGACacgtcatcatcatcatcaccatcatctttCACCCTACGCGCCCCCTGCGCCATCTACATCAACACCGTCGCCCTGCACACCTCCCCCTCGACCTGGGGTCCAGACGCCCTCACATTCAACCCAGCCCGCTGGCTCCAGCCCTCCGTCTCAGGAGACAACGACAGCGAGGCAccgcagcaacagcagcaacagcacctCATGACCCCGCCGCGCGGCGCCTTCCTCCCCTGGTCCGGTGGCCCCCGCGTGTGTCCGGGCCAGAAAATGTCCCAGGTCGAGTTCGTCACCGTCATCGCCACGCTCTTCCGCCGGTGCGCCGCCGAACCCGTCccgagggaaggggagagcATGCCGCAAGCGAGGCAGCGGCTGTTGGACCTGACGCAGGACAGCCAGCCCATTCTAACGCTGCAGATGAACCGCCCTCAGGATGTGCGTCTGAGGTGGTCGAAGAGGTAGATTAATCCGTGTTGATTGGTATAAGCATTAAGCCACGTCATTGAACAACGAGTCTGTTGAGCACGCGAGTGAGTAAAGGATATCCAGAGTTCTATTAGTTATGGTTCCATGCAAAACTTCTCCACTCGTCACTTCAGTAGACCCCTTTTTAGCCACGCTACCTAGCGAGTCCCAAAATCCTGTTGACGCCGTCCCACCAGTCATTACGCGTGCCTGGTCAGTATGTTTCGTTCATCTAACGCCGTCCTTCCCTGCCTCATATCGAATATCCTGTATTTCTTTTGGCTTTCTGCCGACTAGAACCCATCCAGCCTGCCCGGTGGCACGACGGCTTCGCTTGTCAAAATCACTGTTGCTGGCCCATGCCCGAGTCCATTGGTTTCGCAGAGAAATAAGCAGTTCTATAGGCTACCTTCTCGCGCGGCGTTTGGTTTGTCGCAGtttcgacggcgtcgccgatCTAGTTAACGCCCCGTAATCACGATAGTGCCGAGGTTGTCAAAACGACTGCCGGCCTCTTCAGCCAGCACGGTTCCGCAGACTGCTCGCCTTACCGAATCCCGGAAGCCACTTGCGCTTCTGTTGGGATGGACCGCCACCACTGCCTGTGTTGGCCGTTGGCGTCGTCTTTGGGGAAGCAGGCGTCCCGTTCGTCACGGGCGTATGCGAAGCGTGCGTTATTGATGCCATGGGTGTTGTGGGCATAGCGGGAACCCCGTTATTGAGAGGCACTCCCTCGTCAGAGCTGCCAGAGCGGGCAGGTCGTGGGTTCCGCATTATGGGAGGTGGTGTCGCGCTGGCCCGATCCTCATCAACGACATGGGACCGTTGAACCCACGATGGGACACCCATGGAACCCACTGTCGCTACCACCGACGGAGGTGGCACGGCCGCCGGACACGCCGTAGACACGAGCTCCACCTGGGCTGTTGTCGTCCCGCCGCCGATGGACCGCCTGAAAAAGTTCAGACGATGTCCACGAGACGCCGATGTAGTCGAGGGCGGGTAGTGGCTCTCCTTGGATCGGGTCCCGGGTCTCAACTCTGGACTGTGAGTCGTGTTGGCGACCGACTCGGCTAGCTGAACCATTTGCGCGTCGACGCTATTGCGCCGTGATCCGCTCCGGGAGGGTGACTTTTGCAGTTTTCCGTTGACCGGAGGGTGTTTCGAGGACGTCGGCCCGGTCTTTGCGCCGAGGCTCGACCTCCGGTTAGGCGGTGAAGGCTGCTGGGCTCCGTCGGGGAAGAGAGATTCTTGTGCCGACATGAGGTCTTGCGCATGATTGCTGTGTTGTGCCACAAGGCCAGGGACGTCAAAGACACCTCCGGCAGAACCAAAGATAGCGTGGGTGTTCCATCCTCCGGCGGACGTCGGGAAGCTGAAAAGGTCCGGAGACGCGCTTCTGTTTTGCTCCTTGTACCTCGGGTCTTTGCCCTGCTGCAGCCAGATGTCAAGGCTGGAGTCCAGCGAGTGAACAGAGTCTCCGTCCGAGTCCCAATCGACATCCCGGTGACTGGAGATTGTGGTTTCGCCTGCTGATCTAGGGCGAGGGATCGATGG belongs to Colletotrichum higginsianum IMI 349063 chromosome 5, whole genome shotgun sequence and includes:
- a CDS encoding MFS multidrug transporter, giving the protein MGPLYTALVLLPTLWIASHLRSLYNNYRAALLTGLPIIICPFDPESFIIAIFSVPARPLLKRVLPARAFAAVELTIFGWEFRDKAAVHARVGPAFVVVTTGLNQLMCADPAMAHAILARRREFVQPAISIKVMSFLGMNILTSNGESWSRQRRIVAPALNERISPDVWRETAEQATFLVDLLLSPPSSPSSCSSSEPSPPHTPGTSDTIPGLRSVAINVLTRIAYGHRKPFALPSLPRDPRAPMSYVDAISLVTQLLVPSAFVPAWLLRLPVMPRLLRTLGAALARMPALTADMLDQERRRAAEQQQQQQQDTTATGGNHAPDTIMSMLVRLSDQEKKSQAAAASASGDKKTAAATANKTYLTEDEIAGNLFIFTAAGFDTTANTLAYAVTLLAAHPEWQAWIRAEIDAVLGPPGTQDDDDDDGKHEELPDYATAFPKLTRCLAVMYETLRLFPPLTHLMRSNETTQTMFYHSTTDTSSSSSPSSFTLRAPCAIYINTVALHTSPSTWGPDALTFNPARWLQPSVSGDNDSEAPQQQQQQHLMTPPRGAFLPWSGGPRVCPGQKMSQVEFVTVIATLFRRCAAEPVPREGESMPQARQRLLDLTQDSQPILTLQMNRPQDVRLRWSKR